The window TAGCTTTGTGACGCTGCTGCACAGGCACTTTCCAAATAAAATAATATAAAAATAGCGCATCTCTCCGAAAAATTTTCTGAGTAATGCGCATGGTTATTTGTCTAATCATATATACCAATTAAGGTTAATAGCTATTATTCTCCAAATTTTTCTTGTTTTCATACCAATTGGTTAATTGAGTGAGTATCGCAAATACGAAGAAGAAATTCATCGCCCAAATGTTTAGGAAAGGTGCCAATCCTCCATATTCAATGGTTTCATAACCTTTTAGTTTCATTACAATCATCGATTCGATAAAAATAAGAATAAATCCTATAACACTCGCTACTACGATTCTAATCATTTGCCTTCTCCCCCAAAATGTTTGTTTCCCTTAGCTTCGATGGCCTGTTAATTTCTTATGATTCATTTACTTTTTCTATATAATTTTAAAATAAGATCACCAGAATCAACAATGACTTACCACACAGTAATTGGGTTTTGAAAGTGCGAAATAACTAGACGAAAAATAAGCAACTGCCATAGCATTTTTTACAAGCAAAAAGCAGGATCTGAGTCACTCCTGCTTTTGGGTATTTATCTTTATCTAATCTTTTTTCAAAAAAGTACTTGGCATTACCACAGCAATGACTTCTCCACGAGCACAAAGAACATCTTTAGCAAAAACCTCTGTCGTCACTTTAAACTTCTTGGGATGAATCTCTTCCACCGTTCCCACAGCTTTTAGGTCAACGCCATGTGGGGTAGGTTTTACAAAGTCTACACGCAAGGAAGCGGTTACAAAACGTGGCGGTTCTGCCCCTTCACCAACTTCATGACCATTCTTCCTATGTAGAGCTAACCCTGCTGAGCCTGTCCCATGGCAGTCTATCAATGACGCAACGATCCCACCATAAACAAAACCAGGTAAGGCTGTATGTTCTGGTTCCGGGGTGTAAATCGTCACAGTTTTCTCCCCTTGCCAACCTGTTCGAAATTGATGTCCCTTTTCATTTAATCGTCCACATCCATAACACCATGCAAAATCATCAGGGTACTCATCTTGAATTGCCTTAACTATTGTCTCTTCCATCTATCTCCCTCCTTTTTCAGAATATTATAACACATTTAGCACAAGATGGTACTTCGTCAAAAAAAAATATGGACACAATCTTATTAATCAAACCTCTTTTTAATGATTGGCTGTGTTAAATCTCAATGTTGATTTTTTCACAATGTTGATTGGAGTGGAAGGCACGAAGACTCCTGCGGGAGCAGCGGGACAGGTGAGACCCCACAGGCGCTTAACCGAGGAGGCTCACCGCCCGCCCCGCGGAAAGCGAGTGCCTGGAACGGAAATCAACATTTTAGTTTAACCTTGCCTAATTATTATATAATTCACTTTTCCTTTACTAGGGGAAAGGTATTTTATTTTATCAAAATAGCTTTATTTTTTTAAAAAAACTTTCTTTTTCTGAACCAACATTCTCAAATCCATAATGTATAAAGGTTTTTAAACATAATCAACTTCATTAACAAAAATTGTTTTTGACAAGTTAATACCGCCGAAAGTAATATAGTAGAATAATAAGGAGGTAGTATCATGTCAAACCAAAATAGACAGAAGATTGTGGATAGTGTTCCGCAAAAAGGGTTCTTAGGACAACCTATGGGCTTATTCACACTTTTCTTCACTGAATTCTGGGAGCGTTTCTCATACTATGGAATGAAAGCCATCCTCGTGTACTATATGTATTACAAAGTCACCAAAGGTGGATTGGGGATAGATGAAACCCTTGCACTTTCGATCGTGTCAATTTACGGCTCGCTAGTTTATATGTCTGGAATTATCGGCGGATGGTTAGCAGATAGAATATTCGGAACATCAAAAGCCGTATTTTACGGTGGAATCTCAATCATGTTCGGGCATATCTTTTTAGCTATACCTGGAAGTGTTTCAATGTTCTTTATTTCGATGGTCTTAATTATTATTGGTACTGGTTTACTTAAACCAAACGTATCTAGTATTGTTGGTGAAATTTATAGTATCGAAGACCGCCGCCGTGATGCTGGTTTTAGTATTTTCTATATGGCGATTAACTTGGGAGGTTTCTTATCTCCACTGGTTGTCGGAACCGTGGGAATGAATTACAATTTCCACCTTGGATTCGGTATAGCAGCAGTCGGTATGTTCTTAGGCTTAGTCGTCTTTATTCTAACAAAGAAAAAAAACCTAGGTCTTGCGGGCAAAACAATTGCCAATCCGCTATCCCCATCTGAAAAGAAAAAAGTCTATACTTACATTGGATTGGGTCTGTTAATTTTTGCGATTTTGATAGCTATTGCAATTCAAACCGGAATTCTAACCTTCGACTTTTTTGTTACGGTAGTTGGGATTCTTGGATTCTTGATTCCAACTATCTACTTTGTGGTGATGTACCGCAGTCCTAAAACGACGGCTGTAGAGCGGTCTAGAATCATTGCCTATATCCCGCTTTTTCTTGCATCTGTTATGTTCTGGGCAATTCAAGAGCAAGGTTCAACGATTCTAGCAAGTTACGCTGATAAACGCACCCAATTGGACTTCGCTGGTATGCATATATCACCAGCTTGGTTCCAATCGCTAAACCCTCTATTTATTATTACGTTAGCACCAGTTTTTGCCTGGTTATGGGTTAAGTTAGACAAGAAACAACCAACCATACCGCAAAAATTCTCATTAGGTTTATTGTTCTCTGGTTTATCATTCATTATCATTCTATTACCTGCTTACCTTGGTGGATCTAATTCTTTAGTAAACCCAATGTGGCTTGTACTTAGTTATTTAGTCTGTGTACTTGGTGAATTATGTTTATCACCTGTTGGACTATCTGCCACAACAAAATTAGCTCCTGCAGCATTCTCTGCACAAACGATGAGCTTATGGTTCTTATCTAACGCAGCCGCTCAGGCTCTAAATGCCCAGATGGTTAAATTTTATTCACCTGCAACTGAAATGACCTACTTCGGTGTTATAGGTGGGGCATCTATCGTTTTGGGTGTAATCCTATTCTTGTTCGCTCCAAAGATTCAGGGCCTTATGAAGGGTGTAAGATAATAAAATAACCTGTTGGTGTCTGACTCCGGCTATCTTCATTTATATTAATGAAGTAGTCGGGCAGGCGCCTCTTTTTTTGTATATTTCTAGAATGAACTTCCTTGAATCGTCCATTTTAGTGAATATTTTCCTGCTCCAAATCTATGCCGATAAACAAATTTCCTTACATCTTCATCTTTTAAATTCCCATCATACATTAAAAACAATAATGATTGATAAACCCGATAATGCTCGATGACAAAAATAGCAAATTGCTTGCGTTCCCCGTTCATTCTTTCTAAAAAATCCCTTTGGCCTGAAATTTGATTAAGGGTATCTATAATGTATGCCTTAGTGTCTTCCCACTTTTCCTTCCGATTTTCTAAAATATCTCGTGCAAAGACAGGTAATTTTTCAATAATCAAATCTATATAACCTTCTGACCACATAATCATTCTTTCTTTTTCTGAGAGTTCAAAAACCATATTCATTAGGAGGAGCTCGTCCACCTCTCCACTAACTGCATATTTCCCAACCCGATTCAAGCTAATCACCTCATATTTGCTTATGGATAGAAATCACAAAGGGAAAATATTAATTAGAATGACATCCCTATACTTATTCTTTATAAAAGTAAGAAAATTTATGATGTAAATATTGGCTCCTCAACAACATTATTTAACAATGACTAAATAAAAAAAAGTGCCTGATACACCATTGGAAAGTTGGGTAACGGGCACTTTTCTTACTCATCTATTTGCAGTTTGATGGCACTCTTAATGTTCCTAAGATTAGAGAGACAATTTGAGACAGAGCCTATTCTTTAAATAGCCCAATCCGTTTTATTTCCTCAAGGTGTATTTCGGATAACTGTTCTAGGATTTCAATTCCGAGTTGCGTCACTTCAATTAAAATACTACGACCATCATCAGGATTCTGTCTTCGAAGTACGAGTCCCAATGCCTCACAGCGGTCAATTAGGCCGACACACGCATGATGAGTAATTTGCAATCGTTCCGCTAACTCCCGAGCAGTGACGAAATCTCTGCCAGGGAAACCTTTAATGGCTAACATTAATTGATGCTGTTGTGAAGTAAGGCCAAGTTTTCTCGCAGCTGAATCACTAAATTTTTGAAACTTTCGGAGCTGATATCTAAATTCAGCAAGGTATTCATACACTTCCTTTGATAATAATGAATCCAAAAAATTTCCCCTTTTCTCATATTGATAATTATATCTTACCACGATATAATAAAAACAGAAGGATATATCGCATTGAGATATATTTTGATTTTTTTAAGAAAATATAAGCTTTGCTGAATTAATGACAAAAAAGGGTGGTGATTCAACATGGAACTATGGGATTATCTATCTCCAAACTCCTTAACTGGTGAAATTATTTTTGCACTAGGATTTTTGTTAACTATTTTCTTTAATATAAAACTTTATCATTTCAGCAAATGATTAGACGTATTTTTATCATTATTTTTTCAAAATAAAGAAATACACATGGTATCCAAAGTCCCACCTAGTGATGGGACTTTGGGTTTTTAAATTAAATAATCAGATTTATCAAGTGAGAAAAATATTCTAGCTTTCCCTACTAAAATTAAAAAATCAAAAGAGTTCACGAATTTTCCCTTCAATTGGTGTCCTCGGCTTCGCTTCCGGTACCTCTTCTGGATATCCAACGGCTAATACACCGATCACGTCATAATCATCAGGCACATTTAGAAGGGTGCGATTCTTTGGTGTGATTCCGATTGATGACCAAAATGTCCCCACACCTTCTGCCCAGGCAGCAAGCATAAAATTTTGAATGAAGCAAGAAGTTGCAGACCTATTTTCCTCCCTTTCTACCTCATTTTTCCCACGCTGTGAGATGATTGCAAATACAGTTGGCGCATTGCCAAAGTTTGTTTTATGATGAAGGTTTGCTCGCGTTTCGCTTCCAATAAAAACAATTTCCCAGGGCTCAGTCATCCTGTGATTTGGTGCCATACTTGCAGCGCTTAACCATGAAAGGATCACGGCACGATTAATGCCGTCTGACTTAAACTTTTTTATTGTCCGACGAGTCTTAATAATGTCCATAATATTCATCCTGTTTTCTTCCCCTCTGTTCATTTTAATTAGCCCATATATCTTTTTTTATCAACGAATCTATGTTCAATTATTGCACCTCATTATCGGTTATGCAAAATTCAACAGAAAGTTGATTTCTTTTCTAGGTCCGAACAAATCATTATATACTTTATGTCAAAAAAGGAGTTTAATGTTTGCCTATGTTAAGAAAGTGATAAATAAAAAAGACGATACCCCTAGATGAAGTATCGTGCCTAAAATTCTTTTTATAATTGGCTGTTTTAAAGCTCAAGGTTGATTTTTGAACAATGTTGATTGGAGTGGAAGGCGCGAGACTCCTGCGGGAGCAGCGGGACAGGTGAGACCCCGCAGGCGCTTTAGCGCCGAGGAGGCTTACCGCCCGCCCCGCGGAAAGCGAAGCGCCTGGAACGGAAATCAACATTCTAGTTTAACAGAGACTTATAATTTCGTAAGGATGATTCCAACCAAAGCGGACGACACTCCAACAAGCTGATAGAATCGTAATTTCTCTTTAAAAAGAAGACATCCTACAAATACTACGACTAGACAATTTAAACTTACTATTGGAAAAACAATACTTGCAATACCCTTCTGTAACGCAAAGAAATAACAACTGTAGCCTGTAACACTAATTGCACCGACCAAAGTGCCAAGTTTAACTACAGGAGCAGAGATTTTTTCTTTCCCGTTTATAATTAGCGTGAGCAGATAGGCACCGCCGCCTCCATACATAGCGATTAATATATTGATCGAACTAATATGTAGAAAGGTGGTTAATTTCATTAATACACCTAAAATACCAAAGGAAAGAACGGCTAACAAAATCCGAAACATCCACGCCGAGTAATCTGTATCTACCTTTAATTGTTTTGGGGTGTATTGGATGGCCACCACTGACGATAGAATAATTAATATTCCAATCCATTGCACACTTGATATGTGTTCATGGAAAATCAGTCCAGCACTTAATACTGGAAAAATAGCATTAGACGCAATAATCGGGGCTGTTAAACTAGCAGGTCCTTTTTCATAAGCTTTAGATAATTGAATATTTCCATTTGCGTTCAATACCCCAATTAGTGCTCCAAGAAAAATCGTTGTAAGATTCATATGAAGTGATCCAGATCCTATGCCATAAGCAAGTGTCATAATGAATGCCGATAAATAAAAGAAAAATTGGAGATTTACTTTTGAATAGCCTTTCCCGGTACTCCACTTAAAAATAGTGTTGTTAATTCCAAAACAAATGGTTGTCAAAATCGCCCCAAAAAACCACATTTTTTACCTTCACTCTTTCTTTTCCGTTGATTAAATACAATACACTCATATACAATACTTTTCTAGTATAATCAACAAAACGAACAATTGCGAGATTATTAAATAGAAAAACATAATAATCAATTGACAAATATTAATTTATATTTTTCAAAAAAATAATTCGGCATTAAAAAAGCTGGCTTTATCCATTTAGGAAGCCAGCTTTTCTTATTTCTCAGATTAACCTTCAAAGTTAGACACTCTTTTTTATGACTCCTTGATATTGTGTGGAGGTCCTCACTTCCACAGTCAATGTCCCATTTCCAAAAATTGTTTTTAATAAAAACGGTGCACCTGCTGTGTTCTGAAATCTAAAGTCTACTCCCCCATACGAAACCGTTGCATCTCTTCCACTCGGAACATACCCTACATTTACCGAATGATGATGTTTTTCTATATAATTTACACCTAGCTGATCGACGGCATTATATAGTGTAGATGAGGTTTGACAAATACCTCCACCAATTCCCATTATTAATTTTCCATCTACCGCTTCTTGGGCCGGCTGATATCCGTGTGCTTCGTCACTTGGCCCAACTGTGGTATTAAA of the Bacillus sp. 1NLA3E genome contains:
- a CDS encoding PaaI family thioesterase, whose amino-acid sequence is MEETIVKAIQDEYPDDFAWCYGCGRLNEKGHQFRTGWQGEKTVTIYTPEPEHTALPGFVYGGIVASLIDCHGTGSAGLALHRKNGHEVGEGAEPPRFVTASLRVDFVKPTPHGVDLKAVGTVEEIHPKKFKVTTEVFAKDVLCARGEVIAVVMPSTFLKKD
- a CDS encoding peptide MFS transporter, whose protein sequence is MSNQNRQKIVDSVPQKGFLGQPMGLFTLFFTEFWERFSYYGMKAILVYYMYYKVTKGGLGIDETLALSIVSIYGSLVYMSGIIGGWLADRIFGTSKAVFYGGISIMFGHIFLAIPGSVSMFFISMVLIIIGTGLLKPNVSSIVGEIYSIEDRRRDAGFSIFYMAINLGGFLSPLVVGTVGMNYNFHLGFGIAAVGMFLGLVVFILTKKKNLGLAGKTIANPLSPSEKKKVYTYIGLGLLIFAILIAIAIQTGILTFDFFVTVVGILGFLIPTIYFVVMYRSPKTTAVERSRIIAYIPLFLASVMFWAIQEQGSTILASYADKRTQLDFAGMHISPAWFQSLNPLFIITLAPVFAWLWVKLDKKQPTIPQKFSLGLLFSGLSFIIILLPAYLGGSNSLVNPMWLVLSYLVCVLGELCLSPVGLSATTKLAPAAFSAQTMSLWFLSNAAAQALNAQMVKFYSPATEMTYFGVIGGASIVLGVILFLFAPKIQGLMKGVR
- a CDS encoding EamA family transporter, with the translated sequence MWFFGAILTTICFGINNTIFKWSTGKGYSKVNLQFFFYLSAFIMTLAYGIGSGSLHMNLTTIFLGALIGVLNANGNIQLSKAYEKGPASLTAPIIASNAIFPVLSAGLIFHEHISSVQWIGILIILSSVVAIQYTPKQLKVDTDYSAWMFRILLAVLSFGILGVLMKLTTFLHISSINILIAMYGGGGAYLLTLIINGKEKISAPVVKLGTLVGAISVTGYSCYFFALQKGIASIVFPIVSLNCLVVVFVGCLLFKEKLRFYQLVGVSSALVGIILTKL
- a CDS encoding MarR family winged helix-turn-helix transcriptional regulator; protein product: MDSLLSKEVYEYLAEFRYQLRKFQKFSDSAARKLGLTSQQHQLMLAIKGFPGRDFVTARELAERLQITHHACVGLIDRCEALGLVLRRQNPDDGRSILIEVTQLGIEILEQLSEIHLEEIKRIGLFKE
- a CDS encoding nitroreductase family protein, encoding MNIMDIIKTRRTIKKFKSDGINRAVILSWLSAASMAPNHRMTEPWEIVFIGSETRANLHHKTNFGNAPTVFAIISQRGKNEVEREENRSATSCFIQNFMLAAWAEGVGTFWSSIGITPKNRTLLNVPDDYDVIGVLAVGYPEEVPEAKPRTPIEGKIRELF